In Burkholderiales bacterium, the following are encoded in one genomic region:
- a CDS encoding FAD/FMN-binding oxidoreductase, translating to MDAVTDLPRDVEAEAEAAPRLREIPYNYTSFSDREIVIRLLGADAWRTLGELRAERRTGRSARMLFEVLGDIWVVERNPYLQDDLLDNPKRQRLLVDAMRHRLAEIEKRRLAQAGEDAARDAKVAELAQEASRAVDRFAASFAATAELRKRARRVLGRHTHRDNIAFDALARVSHVTDATDWRVEYPFVVLHPDTEDEVRGVVEGCIELGLTIIPRGGGTGYTGGACPLTPRSAVINTEKLERLSAVERSALPGRAERVPTIDAAAGVVTRRVMAAAEAEGLVFAVDPTSADASCIGGNVAMNAGGKKAVLWGTALDNLVSWRMVTPDAEWIEVERQDHNLSKIHDAPLATFAVRRLARDGKTVRSVETISVPGARFRKAGLGKDVTDKFLAGLPGVQKEGCDGIITSARFVLHRMPPAIRTVCLEFFGQVRASVPAIVEIRRYLDARPGGATLAGLEHLDERYVKAVGYATKARRHGRPKMVLLGDIVGESDDAVARAASEVVRMAAARGAEGFVAVSSESRRKFWLDRARTAAIAKHTNAFKINEDVVIPLERLGDYSDGIERINIELSVGNKLRLADELAALFERPDALRPWGPDDEARPPKELVDERFEEARAIVARARSRWRDLLDRIDETFPSLQDHSTVVSWKTELRDPLDDLFDGLAFAPVRAAVAATHARVLRSRVFVALHMHAGDGNVHTNIPVNSDDYGMLSEATGAVARIMALARGLGGVVSGEHGIGITKLEYLTDDELAPFADYKRRIDPDGRFNAGKLLRDAERPADLTRAYTPSFALIGAESLILEASEIGRVADSIKDCLRCGKCKPVCATHVPRANLLYSPRNKILATSLLIEAFLYEEQTRRGVSLRHFDEFSDVADHCTVCHKCVNPCPVDIDFGDVSIAMRNFLRREGKKAFSPGTAAAMAFLTATDPATIKTIRAGMIGAGYRAQRFAYAIAKRAGLAGAQAKRPPATVGRPPLRAQVIHFVNKPMPGGLPKRTARALLDIEDEAVVPVIRDPAKASEGADAVFYFPGCGSERLFSQVGLATQAMLFHLGVQTVLPPGYLCCGYPQTASGDHDKGQAITTANRVLFHRVANTLNYLDIRTVIVSCGTCMDQLEKYEFEKIFPGCRLLDIHEYLMERGVKLDGIGGVRYLYHDPCHTPMKTHAPLEVVGTLMGTEVPLSDRCCGESGTLAVGRPDISTQVRFRKEAEMRKGADAARADGFAGPVKVLTSCPSCLQGLSRFSDDAGTDADYIVVEIAKHVLGESWLADYVAKANAGGIERVLV from the coding sequence ATGGATGCCGTGACGGACCTCCCGCGCGACGTCGAGGCCGAGGCCGAGGCCGCGCCGCGCCTGCGCGAGATCCCGTACAACTACACGTCGTTCTCCGATCGCGAGATCGTGATCCGGCTCCTCGGCGCGGACGCCTGGCGCACGCTCGGGGAGCTGCGCGCCGAACGGCGCACCGGGCGCTCGGCGCGCATGCTCTTCGAGGTGCTGGGCGACATCTGGGTCGTCGAGCGCAATCCCTACCTGCAGGACGACCTGCTCGACAATCCGAAGCGGCAACGCCTCCTCGTCGACGCGATGCGCCACCGGTTGGCCGAGATCGAGAAGCGCAGGCTCGCGCAGGCGGGCGAGGACGCGGCACGCGACGCGAAGGTGGCCGAACTCGCACAGGAGGCGTCGCGTGCGGTCGACCGGTTCGCCGCATCGTTCGCCGCGACCGCGGAACTGCGCAAGCGCGCGCGCCGCGTGCTCGGTCGCCACACCCACCGCGACAACATCGCGTTCGATGCGCTCGCGCGCGTGTCGCACGTGACCGATGCGACCGACTGGCGCGTCGAGTACCCGTTCGTCGTGCTCCACCCCGACACCGAGGACGAGGTGCGCGGCGTAGTCGAAGGCTGCATCGAACTCGGGCTCACGATCATCCCGCGCGGCGGCGGCACCGGCTACACCGGCGGCGCATGTCCGCTCACGCCGCGCTCGGCGGTGATCAACACCGAGAAGCTCGAGCGGCTGTCCGCGGTCGAGCGCAGCGCGCTCCCCGGCCGAGCGGAGCGCGTGCCGACGATCGACGCGGCGGCCGGCGTGGTGACCCGGCGCGTCATGGCGGCGGCCGAGGCCGAGGGCCTCGTGTTCGCGGTCGACCCGACCTCGGCCGACGCGTCGTGCATCGGCGGCAACGTGGCGATGAACGCGGGCGGCAAGAAGGCGGTGCTGTGGGGCACCGCCCTCGACAACCTCGTGTCCTGGCGGATGGTGACGCCGGACGCGGAATGGATCGAGGTCGAGCGGCAGGACCACAACCTGTCGAAGATCCACGACGCGCCGCTCGCGACGTTCGCGGTCCGGCGGCTCGCGCGCGACGGGAAGACGGTCCGATCGGTCGAAACGATCTCGGTGCCCGGCGCGCGCTTCCGCAAGGCCGGGCTCGGCAAGGACGTGACCGACAAGTTCCTCGCCGGATTGCCGGGCGTGCAGAAGGAGGGCTGCGACGGCATCATCACCAGCGCGCGCTTCGTGCTGCACCGGATGCCGCCGGCGATCCGCACCGTCTGTCTCGAGTTCTTCGGGCAGGTGCGCGCGAGCGTGCCCGCGATCGTCGAGATCCGGCGCTACCTCGACGCCCGCCCCGGCGGTGCAACGCTCGCGGGGCTCGAGCACCTCGACGAGCGCTACGTCAAGGCGGTCGGCTACGCGACGAAGGCGCGGCGCCACGGCCGCCCGAAGATGGTGCTGCTGGGCGACATCGTCGGCGAGAGCGACGATGCCGTGGCGCGCGCGGCGAGCGAGGTCGTGCGCATGGCCGCCGCGCGCGGCGCCGAAGGCTTCGTGGCGGTGTCCTCGGAGAGCCGCAGGAAGTTCTGGCTCGACCGCGCGCGCACCGCCGCGATCGCGAAGCACACCAACGCGTTCAAGATCAACGAGGACGTCGTGATCCCGCTCGAGCGGCTCGGCGACTACTCCGACGGCATCGAGCGCATCAACATCGAGCTGTCGGTCGGCAACAAGCTGCGCCTCGCCGACGAGCTGGCGGCGTTGTTCGAGCGGCCCGACGCGCTGCGGCCGTGGGGGCCGGACGACGAGGCTCGCCCGCCGAAAGAGCTCGTCGACGAGCGTTTCGAGGAGGCGCGCGCGATCGTCGCGAGGGCGCGGTCGCGCTGGCGCGACCTCCTCGACCGGATCGACGAAACCTTTCCCTCGCTGCAGGACCATTCGACCGTGGTGTCGTGGAAGACCGAACTGCGCGACCCGCTCGACGACCTCTTCGACGGCCTCGCGTTCGCGCCGGTGCGCGCGGCGGTCGCCGCCACGCACGCGCGCGTGCTGCGGAGCCGCGTGTTCGTCGCGCTGCACATGCACGCGGGCGACGGCAACGTGCACACGAACATCCCGGTCAACTCCGACGACTACGGGATGCTGAGCGAGGCGACCGGCGCGGTCGCGCGCATCATGGCGCTCGCGCGGGGGCTGGGCGGCGTCGTGTCGGGCGAGCACGGCATCGGCATCACCAAGCTCGAATACCTGACCGACGACGAACTCGCGCCCTTCGCCGACTACAAGCGCCGCATCGACCCCGACGGACGCTTCAACGCGGGCAAGCTGCTGCGCGACGCCGAGCGGCCCGCGGACCTCACCCGCGCGTACACGCCGTCGTTCGCGCTGATCGGGGCCGAGAGCCTGATCCTCGAGGCCTCCGAGATCGGGCGCGTCGCCGACTCGATCAAGGACTGCCTGCGCTGCGGCAAGTGCAAGCCGGTGTGCGCGACCCACGTCCCGCGCGCGAACCTGCTCTACAGCCCGCGCAACAAGATCCTCGCGACCTCGCTCCTGATCGAGGCGTTCCTCTACGAGGAGCAGACGCGCCGCGGCGTGTCGCTGCGCCACTTCGACGAGTTCTCCGACGTCGCCGACCACTGCACCGTGTGCCACAAGTGCGTGAATCCCTGTCCGGTGGACATCGACTTCGGCGACGTGTCGATCGCGATGCGCAACTTCCTGCGCCGCGAAGGGAAGAAGGCGTTCAGCCCGGGAACCGCGGCCGCGATGGCGTTCCTGACCGCGACCGATCCGGCGACGATCAAGACGATCCGCGCCGGCATGATCGGCGCGGGCTATCGGGCGCAGCGGTTCGCGTACGCGATCGCGAAACGCGCGGGCCTCGCGGGGGCGCAGGCGAAGCGACCGCCGGCGACCGTCGGCCGGCCGCCGCTGCGCGCGCAGGTGATCCATTTCGTCAACAAGCCGATGCCCGGCGGACTGCCGAAGCGCACCGCGCGCGCGCTGCTCGACATCGAGGACGAGGCGGTCGTCCCGGTCATCCGCGATCCGGCGAAGGCATCGGAAGGCGCCGATGCGGTGTTCTACTTCCCCGGCTGCGGATCGGAGCGGCTGTTCTCGCAGGTCGGGCTCGCGACGCAGGCGATGCTCTTCCACCTGGGCGTGCAGACGGTGCTGCCGCCGGGGTACCTGTGCTGCGGCTATCCGCAGACCGCCTCGGGCGACCACGACAAGGGCCAGGCGATCACCACGGCGAATCGCGTGCTGTTCCACCGCGTCGCCAACACGCTCAACTACCTCGACATCCGGACGGTCATCGTGTCCTGCGGCACCTGCATGGACCAGCTCGAGAAGTACGAGTTCGAGAAGATCTTCCCCGGCTGCCGCCTGCTCGACATCCACGAGTACCTGATGGAGCGCGGCGTGAAGCTCGACGGCATCGGGGGCGTGCGCTACCTGTACCACGATCCCTGTCACACGCCGATGAAGACCCACGCGCCGCTCGAGGTCGTCGGCACGCTGATGGGAACCGAGGTGCCGCTCTCCGACCGCTGCTGCGGTGAATCGGGCACGCTCGCCGTGGGCCGCCCCGACATCTCGACTCAGGTGCGCTTCCGCAAGGAGGCCGAGATGCGCAAGGGCGCGGACGCGGCGCGTGCGGACGGCTTCGCCGGGCCGGTCAAGGTGCTGACGAGCTGTCCGTCCTGCCTGCAGGGACTCTCGCGCTTCTCGGACGACGCCGGCACCGACGCCGACTACATCGTCGTCGAGATCGCGAAGCACGTGCTGGGCGAGTCCTGGCTCGCGGACTACGTCGCGAAGGCCAACGCCGGCGGCATCGAGCGCGTGCTCGTGTGA
- a CDS encoding acyltransferase domain-containing protein: protein MAVVGMALRVPGAATLERYWANLVAARDCLTRRTDAELRARGASQALLSNPDFVRALPVVEDIDLFDADFFGLSAREASLADPAHRLFLECAWEALESAGIVPGRGAPVTGVFGGSEGNYLDEVICRGKDLRSDPALALPVRIGNAIDFLTTRVSHRLDLTGPSVGVMAACATSLVAIDHAIASLERGECEVALAGGSTVMVARSDGYVAGIEGMLSASGRLRPFDASADGTIFGSGAGVVALRPLDAAIAAGNPIHAIVLGSATNNDGRPPGKESFVAPSFEGQVGAIERALARAQVTPQTVGYVEAHGTATRLGDPIEVAALTEVYRRHTARTGYCSLGSVKANVGHLRTAAGVASFIKACLVLRHRIRPPLANFAQPNPRVDFEASPFVVHTDARDWPDGDSPRRAAVSSFGFGGANAHLILEEAPRRRARSSARRFHLLPLSARTPAALTATAEELAAHLARERPGAAEVARTLMHGRSRWAHRACCVVEGDRVGPEHLAQGALRATGVARAGPASLVFLFDGQGAQRYGAGRALYAQEPVWREAIDACARALAPSLDLVALLGYGEGVADEVQAQRRLRDTMNAQPAMFALGYAAARLAIARGFAPSALLGHSLGELVAACVAGVFGLDDALALVAARGRLMQGCESGAMAAVFAPAHLVAERLPPTVEIAAINAPTVTVVAGPAAVIDAYCKAAAEEGLATQRLETSHAFHSRTMEPAQRAFAAVVGRVELAPPSIPVISNLTGEPLTAAQATDPAYWSEHIRRPVRFSDGLRHLLALGNPVFAEMGPGAALCELVRRHDPDARARALVPAERGPDDESRAFHDALAGLWCSGAEPVPEAAEDAGRASLVALPTYPFERRRTWYDDPDAASGQAERTLYERGFADMPLATPAAIDTSRPWFVVGAADGIAGAVHERLAAAGVDAVLAEPEGRLDRAPTGAPRLDPSSREDWLRLFALRPGSRPRVLLATALDGRDGVRNDAPSFAAAQRRGLDALAALAQAAFEVQGDPDLDVFVLTDQLARIDGEKGERSAAQAALLGGSRAVRREMPGLRLRVVDVPADPRPAERETLAAMLVDEAQADTDATLVALRAGRRAEERLYVLPEPPRGPRPRLREGGVVLVTGGTGGLGLLFAEALFDACRARLVLTARWQPPPESEWPERARGGDRIARALARVLALRARGADVTIVRADVGSRTDLAAVLDAVRERHGELHGVVHAAGTSSRELVLQRTAGNAADVLAPKAVGALHLDELLGDAPLDLYLPVSSTATQTPLPGQFDYAAANAVLDALAANRAERHGGVACAIGWGPWQEVGIAVDRLRESLEASQARERERAAGLETTPLDHPILRERERLQGERHCYRGSLRRGMWVVDDHRLDGRPILSGTTTLQLVTTAFRDHAGGDGAVELNDVVFRRPLFTAGPGMDLEIRFEPSGADERFELASRTSGGGGVFEVNATGFARKTAVPPSIAGLPPEPGDWAAVPRARDFGGARLSGGPRWGWRRWEREDGEFVRSRIVLPDAFLDDLPVYDLHPALLDAATQGLRGVGAEVVPYTYDAVRVHAPLEREIYAHTSKRRAGDETVHDIVVTNGSGSVLVELEGFLVRRIAGSNLGERPEVTNGAARRVVVTEPGNLDSLALEPFEPPLPGPGEVLVEVRATGLNFRDVLTALGQMPRAHEGPYVPGSEASGVVRAVGAGVTRLAVGDAVVTIARSALATHVIAPAHATVAMPANLDFERAAGLPIVFLTACHALEDLARLQRGERVLIHAGAGGVGLAAIQVARALHARVFATAGSEDKRAYLRTLGVEAVFDSRSLDFVEGVREATGGEGVDVVLNSLAGEFIPASLSVLAPEGRFVEIGKRDLLADANLALAPFLRNLTFSAFDLGQMVDRAHPRLPAMFDTLMDRFARGELTPPPTAIVPLDTAGEGFRRMARAKHVGKIVFAVDREAAARGELARAFESNYGEGVPVAWGLDVFRRSLNWLGAPPFVLATGRTSDVANLEARSRPAAEAQRGRDGLATAYRPPGTPVERALVALWERTLGFEPVGIDDDFVDLGGDSIESIQVLHAILRDFGLRIRNTDFLAAPTIAQLASRIEAARAGSPEAQEASVRAEREAP from the coding sequence GTGGCCGTCGTGGGCATGGCCTTGCGCGTGCCCGGCGCCGCGACACTCGAGCGCTACTGGGCCAACCTGGTCGCCGCGCGCGACTGCCTGACGCGCAGGACCGACGCGGAACTGCGCGCCCGGGGCGCATCGCAGGCGTTGCTCTCCAACCCGGACTTCGTGCGCGCGCTGCCCGTCGTCGAGGACATCGACCTCTTCGACGCGGACTTTTTCGGGCTCTCGGCGCGGGAGGCATCGCTCGCCGATCCCGCGCATCGTCTGTTTCTCGAGTGCGCCTGGGAGGCGCTCGAGTCGGCCGGCATCGTTCCGGGACGGGGCGCTCCGGTCACCGGGGTGTTCGGCGGTTCCGAAGGCAACTACCTCGACGAGGTGATCTGCCGCGGCAAGGATCTGCGATCCGATCCCGCGCTCGCGCTGCCGGTGCGCATCGGCAACGCGATCGACTTCCTGACCACGCGCGTCTCGCACCGGCTCGACCTGACCGGGCCGAGCGTGGGCGTGATGGCGGCCTGTGCGACCTCGCTCGTCGCGATCGACCACGCGATCGCGAGTCTCGAGCGCGGCGAGTGCGAGGTCGCGCTCGCCGGCGGCTCCACCGTGATGGTCGCCCGCTCGGACGGCTACGTGGCCGGCATCGAGGGCATGCTGTCGGCGAGCGGCCGGCTGCGGCCCTTCGACGCGAGCGCCGACGGCACGATCTTCGGAAGCGGCGCGGGGGTGGTGGCGCTGCGCCCGCTCGACGCCGCGATCGCGGCCGGCAACCCGATCCACGCGATCGTGCTCGGCAGCGCGACCAACAACGACGGGCGCCCGCCCGGCAAGGAGAGCTTCGTCGCGCCGAGTTTCGAAGGGCAGGTGGGCGCGATCGAGCGGGCCCTCGCCCGGGCGCAGGTCACGCCGCAGACCGTGGGCTATGTCGAGGCGCACGGCACCGCCACGAGGCTCGGCGATCCGATCGAGGTGGCCGCGCTGACCGAGGTCTACCGGCGTCACACCGCGCGCACCGGCTACTGCTCGCTCGGATCGGTGAAGGCGAACGTCGGCCATCTGCGCACCGCGGCCGGCGTGGCGAGCTTCATCAAGGCCTGTCTCGTGCTCCGGCATCGCATCCGGCCGCCGCTCGCGAACTTCGCGCAGCCGAACCCGCGCGTCGACTTCGAGGCGAGCCCCTTCGTCGTGCACACCGACGCGCGCGACTGGCCCGACGGCGACTCGCCGCGCCGCGCGGCGGTCTCGTCGTTCGGGTTCGGCGGCGCGAACGCGCACCTGATCCTCGAAGAGGCGCCGCGCCGGAGGGCGCGTTCGAGCGCGCGCCGTTTCCACCTGCTGCCGCTGTCGGCGCGTACTCCCGCCGCGCTCACGGCCACGGCCGAGGAACTCGCGGCGCACCTCGCGCGCGAGCGGCCCGGCGCGGCGGAGGTCGCGCGCACGCTGATGCACGGCCGTTCGCGCTGGGCCCACCGCGCGTGCTGCGTCGTCGAGGGAGATCGCGTCGGCCCGGAGCACCTGGCGCAAGGGGCGCTGCGCGCGACCGGCGTCGCGCGCGCCGGTCCGGCCTCGCTCGTGTTCCTGTTCGACGGACAGGGTGCTCAGCGCTACGGCGCGGGGCGGGCGCTCTACGCGCAGGAGCCGGTCTGGCGCGAGGCCATCGACGCGTGCGCGCGAGCGCTCGCCCCTTCGCTCGACCTCGTCGCGCTCCTGGGCTACGGCGAGGGGGTCGCGGACGAGGTGCAGGCGCAGCGGCGACTGCGCGACACCATGAACGCGCAGCCCGCGATGTTCGCGCTGGGTTACGCGGCGGCGCGCCTCGCGATCGCCCGCGGGTTCGCGCCCTCGGCGCTGCTCGGCCATTCGCTCGGCGAACTCGTCGCCGCCTGCGTCGCGGGCGTGTTCGGGCTCGACGACGCGCTCGCCCTCGTCGCCGCGCGCGGGCGGCTCATGCAGGGCTGCGAGTCCGGCGCGATGGCGGCGGTGTTCGCGCCGGCGCACCTCGTCGCCGAACGCCTGCCCCCGACGGTCGAGATCGCCGCGATCAACGCGCCCACGGTGACCGTCGTCGCCGGACCCGCCGCGGTGATCGACGCGTACTGCAAGGCCGCAGCGGAGGAGGGTCTCGCCACTCAGCGGCTCGAGACCTCGCACGCCTTCCACTCGCGCACGATGGAACCGGCCCAGCGGGCATTCGCCGCGGTCGTCGGCCGCGTCGAACTCGCGCCGCCGTCGATCCCGGTGATCTCGAACCTCACCGGCGAGCCGCTCACCGCGGCGCAGGCGACCGATCCGGCGTACTGGTCCGAGCACATCCGCCGCCCGGTCCGCTTCTCCGACGGCCTGCGCCATCTGCTCGCGCTGGGCAATCCGGTCTTCGCCGAGATGGGGCCCGGCGCGGCGCTCTGCGAGCTCGTCCGCCGCCACGACCCCGACGCGCGCGCCCGTGCGCTCGTGCCCGCCGAGCGCGGACCGGACGACGAATCGCGCGCGTTCCACGACGCGCTCGCCGGACTGTGGTGTTCGGGCGCCGAGCCCGTGCCGGAGGCCGCGGAGGACGCCGGACGCGCGTCGCTCGTCGCGCTGCCGACCTATCCGTTCGAGCGCCGCCGCACCTGGTACGACGATCCCGACGCGGCCTCCGGACAGGCGGAGCGAACGCTCTATGAGCGCGGCTTCGCCGACATGCCGCTCGCCACGCCGGCGGCGATCGACACGTCGAGGCCGTGGTTCGTCGTCGGCGCGGCGGACGGCATCGCCGGCGCGGTCCACGAGCGGCTCGCCGCCGCCGGCGTCGACGCGGTCCTCGCCGAACCCGAGGGGCGGCTCGATCGCGCGCCCACGGGAGCCCCCCGGCTGGATCCCTCCTCTCGCGAGGACTGGCTGCGCCTGTTCGCGCTGCGCCCGGGCAGCCGGCCGCGCGTGCTCCTCGCCACCGCGCTCGACGGGCGCGACGGCGTGCGCAACGACGCGCCTTCGTTCGCGGCCGCACAGCGCCGCGGGCTCGACGCGCTCGCCGCATTGGCGCAGGCGGCGTTCGAAGTGCAAGGGGATCCGGATCTCGACGTCTTCGTGCTGACCGACCAGCTCGCGAGGATCGATGGCGAGAAGGGCGAGCGCAGCGCGGCGCAGGCGGCGCTGCTCGGGGGCTCGCGCGCGGTGCGCCGCGAGATGCCGGGGCTGCGGTTGCGCGTCGTCGACGTTCCGGCCGACCCGCGGCCCGCCGAGCGCGAGACGCTCGCCGCCATGCTGGTCGACGAGGCTCAGGCGGACACCGACGCCACGTTGGTCGCGCTGCGGGCGGGCCGCCGCGCGGAAGAACGGCTCTACGTGCTGCCCGAGCCCCCGCGCGGACCGCGGCCGCGCCTGCGCGAAGGCGGCGTCGTGCTCGTCACCGGCGGGACCGGCGGCCTCGGCCTGTTGTTCGCCGAGGCGCTGTTCGACGCCTGCCGCGCGCGCCTGGTGTTGACCGCGCGCTGGCAGCCGCCTCCGGAATCGGAATGGCCGGAGCGCGCGCGCGGTGGCGACCGCATCGCTCGCGCGCTCGCGCGCGTCCTCGCGCTGCGCGCGCGCGGCGCCGACGTCACGATCGTGCGCGCCGACGTCGGGAGCCGGACCGATCTCGCGGCGGTGCTCGATGCGGTGCGCGAACGTCATGGCGAACTGCACGGCGTGGTGCACGCGGCGGGCACGTCGTCGCGCGAACTCGTCCTCCAGCGCACGGCCGGCAATGCGGCGGACGTGCTCGCGCCCAAGGCGGTCGGCGCGCTGCACCTCGACGAACTCCTCGGCGACGCGCCGCTCGACCTCTATCTGCCGGTGTCGTCGACCGCGACGCAGACGCCGCTCCCCGGTCAGTTCGACTACGCCGCCGCGAACGCGGTGCTCGATGCGCTCGCGGCGAATCGTGCCGAGCGCCACGGCGGCGTCGCCTGCGCGATCGGCTGGGGGCCGTGGCAGGAGGTCGGCATCGCGGTCGATCGCCTGCGCGAGTCGCTGGAGGCGTCGCAGGCGCGGGAGCGCGAGCGTGCGGCGGGCCTGGAGACGACGCCGCTCGACCATCCGATCCTGCGCGAACGCGAGCGACTTCAGGGCGAGCGCCATTGCTATCGCGGCAGCCTGCGGCGCGGCATGTGGGTGGTCGACGACCATCGCTTGGACGGCCGGCCGATCCTGTCGGGAACGACGACATTGCAACTGGTGACGACCGCGTTTCGCGACCACGCCGGTGGCGACGGGGCGGTCGAGCTGAACGACGTCGTCTTCCGGCGCCCGCTCTTCACGGCGGGGCCCGGCATGGACCTCGAGATCCGGTTCGAACCTTCGGGCGCCGACGAACGCTTCGAACTGGCGTCGCGGACCTCGGGCGGCGGCGGGGTTTTCGAGGTGAACGCGACCGGGTTCGCGCGGAAGACGGCCGTGCCGCCGTCGATCGCCGGGCTGCCGCCCGAGCCGGGAGACTGGGCCGCGGTGCCCCGGGCGCGCGATTTCGGCGGGGCGCGGCTCTCCGGCGGGCCGCGCTGGGGGTGGCGGCGCTGGGAGCGCGAGGACGGCGAGTTCGTGCGCAGCCGCATCGTGCTGCCCGATGCGTTCCTCGACGACCTTCCAGTGTACGACCTGCACCCGGCGCTCCTCGACGCCGCGACACAGGGACTGCGCGGCGTCGGCGCCGAGGTGGTCCCCTACACCTACGACGCGGTTCGCGTCCACGCCCCGCTGGAGCGGGAGATCTACGCGCACACGTCGAAGCGGCGCGCCGGCGACGAAACCGTCCACGACATCGTCGTCACCAACGGCTCGGGCTCGGTGCTCGTCGAACTCGAGGGCTTCCTGGTGCGCAGGATCGCCGGATCGAACCTCGGCGAGCGTCCGGAGGTCACGAACGGCGCAGCGCGCCGCGTGGTCGTGACCGAACCGGGCAACCTCGATTCGCTCGCGCTCGAACCCTTCGAGCCGCCGCTGCCGGGGCCGGGCGAGGTGCTGGTCGAGGTGCGGGCCACCGGGCTCAACTTCCGCGACGTGCTCACCGCGCTCGGGCAGATGCCGCGCGCGCATGAAGGCCCCTACGTCCCCGGCAGCGAAGCGAGCGGCGTGGTGCGCGCGGTGGGCGCGGGGGTCACGCGCCTCGCGGTCGGCGACGCGGTGGTGACGATCGCCCGGAGCGCGCTCGCCACCCACGTGATCGCGCCGGCGCACGCGACCGTCGCGATGCCGGCGAATCTCGACTTCGAGCGCGCGGCGGGCCTGCCGATCGTCTTTCTGACCGCGTGCCACGCGCTCGAGGATCTCGCCCGACTGCAGCGCGGCGAGCGCGTGCTGATCCACGCCGGCGCGGGCGGCGTAGGCCTCGCCGCGATCCAGGTCGCGCGCGCGCTCCACGCCCGCGTCTTCGCGACGGCCGGGAGCGAGGACAAGCGCGCCTACCTTCGCACGCTCGGCGTCGAGGCGGTCTTCGACTCGCGCTCGCTCGACTTCGTCGAGGGTGTTCGCGAGGCGACCGGCGGGGAGGGCGTCGACGTCGTGCTGAACTCGCTCGCCGGCGAGTTCATCCCCGCGAGCCTCTCCGTGCTCGCACCCGAAGGCCGGTTCGTCGAGATCGGCAAGCGGGACCTGCTCGCCGATGCGAACCTCGCGCTCGCGCCGTTCCTGCGCAACCTCACGTTCTCGGCGTTCGACCTGGGTCAGATGGTCGACCGCGCACACCCGCGGCTGCCGGCGATGTTCGACACGCTGATGGACCGGTTCGCGCGGGGCGAACTCACGCCGCCGCCCACGGCGATCGTGCCGCTCGACACGGCGGGCGAAGGGTTCCGGCGCATGGCGCGCGCGAAGCACGTCGGCAAGATCGTGTTCGCGGTCGACCGGGAAGCCGCGGCGCGGGGCGAACTCGCGCGCGCGTTCGAGTCGAACTACGGCGAAGGGGTGCCCGTAGCCTGGGGGCTCGACGTCTTTCGTCGTTCGCTGAACTGGCTCGGCGCGCCGCCGTTCGTGCTCGCCACCGGCAGGACGTCCGACGTCGCGAACCTCGAGGCGCGGTCACGTCCCGCAGCGGAAGCGCAACGCGGACGCGATGGCCTTGCAACCGCCTACCGGCCCCCGGGCACACCGGTCGAGCGCGCCCTGGTCGCACTCTGGGAGCGCACCCTGGGCTTCGAACCGGTCGGCATCGACGACGACTTCGTGGATCTCGGCGGCGACTCGATCGAGTCGATCCAGGTCCTGCACGCGATCCTGCGCGACTTCGGCCTGCGGATCCGCAACACCGATTTCCTCGCCGCGCCGACGATCGCGCAACTCGCCTCGCGCATCGAGGCGGCGCGAGCCGGTTCGCCGGAGGCGCAGGAGGCGTCGGTCCGCGCGGAGCGGGAAGCGCCATGA